In the genome of Candidatus Cloacimonadaceae bacterium, the window TCTCTAAACATCAGTAACTCCATATATGCTTATCTAATATGATGCCAATGTATTACTGATGCTGATTCTGTCAAGTAATTTCTCATCATTTATTTAGATACTATTCGTGTCAAGCATGGACTTTTTTCTATGGAGTCGTAACTTATATATATCAATATTAATTAACACACGTGAGGTTCACGTGAGGTTCAATAATCACCGCAGCATCGGCATGCTGCGCTACATCCACAGCGTTAATCAAGCCTTAATCAAGCGTTAGTTTTATTACACTTGATTAACGCTTGATTAAGGCTTGATTAACGCTGTCAAGCGACAGAGCGGCTTGCCGCCTCACCCGCGGAAACGAAAACCCAACGAAAACCCACTCAATCCACACAAATCTGGGTATGAAAACTGGATTAATAAGCTGTATAATTGCTGGATATTTGTTGGATAAATTGTTGGCTAATTGAGGGATAATATGTTGAGCAACAGAGGGATATTATACGGATTGCACGTCCTGACACTTCCAACGTTGGGGGGTAAGCTGAAGATTTCTAAGGACTCTATCTGTAATCGTAAATAGTTCGATTAACCTGCGATTCCGGGGCTCACAGTGTGAACAATAAAGTAGATGGCGATACCGATTATCCACATAAATAGGGAGATGATACCGAGGATTCTGCCATATTCTGTAAAATCGGTTCCGGCTTCGTCCATCAAACCGGCATTCATTTTTTGCAGGTCGCTGTTTCCCCATACCCAGGCAAATATGCCTACTATTCCGAGAGAAAAAAAGCCCAGAATACCCAATAACAAGATCCAGCCCCCGTGATGCCTGTGAACCCGGGGAGAGTTTCCGGCTTGATAAGTGTCATATTGTCTGTTATCCACCGTCAGCTCCCGTATGCATATATTTATAAAGATAACTTAGCTAAAAATAAATGGCGGACAAACGAAAAAGATGACGGCGAAGTCAAAATCCGCTCCGCCGCCCTTGTTCTCATTTCTCAAATGCCTGTGCTTCAGACCAATGCGGGAATGGCACCGCTGATCAGGAAACAGGTGGCAAAGGCGATGATGGCATATAGTTCCGGGTACACCGCCAATATCAAGGTCTTGGTAAATACGTCGTTTCCGGCGCCCAAGCTTTCGACGCCGTTGGCGACGACTCTGGCTTGCTGATATGCGGAAATCAAACCGACGATACCCATGATCAACCCCGCGCCAAATATGGCGCTGGCTTGCAGGATGTTGATGGATGAAGTGATGTGTTCCTTCAAAATGAAGAAAGCACCGAATCCATACAAACCCTGTGTTCCGGGCAGAGCGGACAGAATCATGCAGTTGGCAAAAATATCGTCGCGTTTTTTCATCGCTCCGATGCTTGCGCTGCCTCCCATGACCGTTCCGACGGCAGATCCGATACCCGCGAGGGCGACCATGAGAAAGATACCGATCCATGCCAGCAGAAACGCTGTATTTCCGCCGGCGATGTTCATATTGACTGATTGAAGTAGGACGTAAGGCATGTAACCTCCCTTCTATTAATTACTTAGTTTTTTGCCAAATGGTTTATATTGCAGACCCGGTCCATTAAAGCCGGCATTCTTGAAAAACTCTACAAAAGTGAGACGCATGGGATGAACGAAACCGCTGAGCGCTCCCAAAGCGAGATTGAGTCCGTGCCCAAAGAGCATGAAAATAAGGAATATAACGGGTCCGGCGATGGGTATGCCAAGCATCTGCGCACCGATGGAATTGACCACGAAGCCCAAAATCGCACTGGAGACGCCCAAAGCGAAGAGACGGATATAGGAGAGGATATCGCCAAAGAAACCCGTCACGACGTTATAAAGCAGCCAGATGCCACCCAAAACGTTGATGATGGGATTCTTGCCCGGCGCGTTGAAAAAGAGGATCAGAAAGAGTCCGGCATACATCGGATATTTTGTGTAGGCATCCAGAGAGCTGGTATCCGCTCCCAAAAGCTTCGCTCCCATCACGGATAACGAGCCGAGGAAGATGAAGATGCCAATGCCGGAGATGCCGTGTCTGAAGCCAGACTGGCGCATCAGCTTGATGCTGTTGATCATCACCCCAAAGAGAATCTGGACAACGCCCAAAAGTAGGGCAAAATTGAAGATCTGGTCGTTGTTGCGGATGATTATCCGGTCTCCGATCAGCGCCATTTTTTTGAGATCATAGCCAAGCACGCTGCCGACGATGGCACCCATCAAAATCGAAGCTGCACCAAAGATCACGATCAGCATCATATAGTCGCGCATCATCTGATTCTTTGCCCGGTGGCGCAGGAAAAGCCCTAACAGTATGAGGATCACGCCATACGCCATATCCGCGTTGCAAAAACCGAAGAATAGCATGAAGAAAGGCGCGAAGAACGGTGTGAGATCAAATTCGTTGTAATAGGGCAGCATATACATTTTGCTGATCGGTTCGAAAAGACGGGAAAAGTAATTGTTGCGTAGCTTGATCGGTGGGTTATCGCCCGTCTTTCCCTTTTCCGCGAAATGGATGACGCCCTCGCGCTTCAGAAAATCTATTAGTTCCTTTTCCATAGTGACCGGAATCCATCCGTTTAATACGCGAACATGGTTTTCGGCTTCCGGGATTGCCTGATGAGCGGCATCCTCAAAGTCATATTCCTCGATCAGATGGCGGATCTCCGTTTCGAAGAGATCGATCGCGGCGGGGGAGATGTCCGACAGGAATTGATCGATGTCTTTGATCTTTTGCTCGGTGTTGGTTAGATCGGTCTCAAATTCCTGAAGGGTGTGGTGGTGAAAGCTGAAGGTATCGGCTTCGAGCTTTGGGCTTTCATCCGTATAAAGCACTATGAAATAGAGGATTCCGCTCTTTTCATTGATGATCTGGACGGGGTATTGTTGTTGCCACTCGGTTTTGAAGTGATTTTTGAGGCAGGAATGGAAATCGATCCTGATGCCATTTTCGGTGATACGCTCCAACAGCGCGTAATCAAAATGTCCCCAGGGGTTGAGGTCTTTGATCTGCTTTTTGATCAGTTCTTCGTGGCGAAGGATCTTTTCGCGTTCCTCGCGGGCATTGTGTATTTTGTTCAAAAGCGCTTTGGTAGGCAGGGGAACGGCTATCTTTTCAGCTTCAGAATTGAGTTTCTTGAGGAGCTTGACGGTTTCTGAATAATCTGCCACGAGCCGGAGGTTTTTGGTCAAGTTGTCACTTTTGGCGTCAGTGTTTTTGATGATGTGCAGCACTCCAAGCCTTTGCAGCTTGGTCAGAAAGCTCTCATAATCCAGGTGATAGAGTACGAAGCTATATTTGCGCATCTGTTCGATCATGGAGTCGCCTCTCTGCTCATGCGATTTTTGAGGATTTTCTGTGCGGCTTTGGAAAGGTTTTCCTCGTCCTCCAAAAACCGTTTGATCTTGCGGATGCCATCTTCAAAAGCGGGGATCTGCACCTTTTCATAGAGGTTTACCTTTTGGGTGGTTTTCTTGCGCACATATTCCAGGATGTGCATCTTACGCAAGAAGAATTCACGCTCGATCTGCATTTCAGAGATTCCTTTAAGCAAATTGATGCCTTCCAGAAACCAGGATGGCGCTTTGAAAAGGTTATAGTCCCGTATTTCAAAATCGATGGCGCCCAATACGGGAGTGAGCACACCGGCGATCTTGCGGGATTTGATCTCCACTGATCGGATCGAAACCAGAGAGGGGTCAAATTCCACCCAGAGCTTCATGAATTGATCCAGTTCGGCAGAGCGCTCTCGGATATTGATATCAAGCTCGTGGGTTTTATCCCTGGCGCGTTTGACCTCCAATCGCAGAGCGGATTCCTTGTTTTTCAGGGTCGGCAGCGCCTTCACCCTGACATTTAGCTGCTTTATCAGTTGCAGTTGAGAGATCTTGTTGTATTGGAATTTGAGGTTCATGCCTTTTCCCAGTGAAGGTTCATGATCTCGTCTTTAATGCCGATCTCGGCTCTTGTGAAATACGTCTGGAAAAGACCCCAAGTCGTATCTAACATCTTGTCGATGTCTATATTGACGTCGATGGCGAGGATTTCCTTGGAATAATCGAAGGAAAACTTGAGCACCCGCTCGTCATAATCCGAAAGATCAAAGCCGTTTTCCAGCTTGGTCTTGGCATTGGCGGCGTCTGCGTAGAGGCGCACAGCAGTGTTCATCACCTGGGGATGATCCTCGCGGGTCTTTTTACCAATCACGAGTTGTTTTAAACGTGAAAGCGAACGGAAGGGATCCACAATCACCTTGGAGACGTCCGTGTCCCGGCGCAAATAAAGCTGTCCTTCGGTGATGTAGCCTGTATTGTCCGGAATCGCGTGGGTGATGTCTCCGCCGGATAAAGTGGTTACTGCGATGATGGTGATCGATCCGCCGTCCGGGAATTGCACCGCTTTCTCATAAAGTTTCGCCAAATCGCTATAAAGCGAACCGGGCATGCTGTCCTTGGAAGGGATCTGATCCATGCGGTTGGAAACGATGCTGAGCGCGTCGCAATAAAGTGTCATATCGGTTAGCAGCACCAGGACTTTCTCATGTTTTTCGAGAGCGAAATATTCAGCCGCGGCGAGTGCCATGTTTGGTACCAAAAGACGTTCCACTGTGGGGTCTTCGGTGGTATTTACAAAGGAGATGATGCGATCCATCACTCCGGCGTTTTCGAAAGCGTTCTTGTAATACAGATAGTCGTCGTTGGAGAGTCCCATTCCGCCGAGAATGATCTTATCCGCCTGGGCACGCAAAGCCACCATCGCCATCACCTGGTTGTATGGTTGGTCGGGATCGGCAAAGAAGGGTATCTTTTGTCCGGTGACGAGAGTATTGTTGAGATCGATGCCGGCAATGCCGGTGGCAATAAGTTCGGAGGGTTGTTTGCGTCGAACGGGATTGACGGAGGGTCCCCCGATCTCCACTTCCACGCCTTCCACTGCGGGTCCACCGTCGATCGGTTCTCCATAGGCATTGAAGAATCTTCCGGCAAGCTGTTCGCCCACCTTGAGCACAGGCGGTCTGCCAAAAAAGACGACTTCAGCGTCCGTGCCGATACCTTCGGTTCCGGCAAAGATCTGGAGGGTGACGTTGTCGCCGATGATCTTCACCACTTGTGCCAATCTGCCGGAAACAGTGGCTAATTCTTCGTTGCCGACCCGCTGCGCGTTCACGGAGCAGGTGGCTTTGGTGATTTGGTTGAGCTTGGTATATATCTTTTGAAAAGCTTGGGTTGCCATTATTTAGCTCTCCTTTCCTCAACAGTTTGATGAAGAACTTGTTCGTATCTATCGAAATCAGCAGTTTTAAACTTCACAAAGTTCATCTGTTTGCAGATGTTGATCATTTTTATGAAGTAGGGCATCACGTCTTCGTAGCTTTCATAATAGAAATCTGTGTCGCAGACGCCGAGGATCAGCTTCATCATATATTCCTGACGGTTCATGGGTGTGGATTGATCGACCTTGTCAAATCCATCCTGTTGCAGAATTACGCGGTCAAATAGCTCGGATTTCCAAAAGCGGTCATGATATGCCAGGGGAACTCCATCGTCGCCGAGGATGTTGATTTGGTCATAGGCTTCCTTGCCACGCAGCAGGATATCCTTGCTATGGTTCACCATATCCACCCAGCCGGCTGCTACGTGTTTGTTCAAGTATTCCTGCACTTCGTCATATTCAAGATATTTGGAATAGGAATCAATGGGATCGACTGCGGGGTAGCGTTTGCTGTCCGCTCGAGCCTGAGACAAGGCGTAGAAACACCGGGCGGCTTTTTTGGTGGATTCTGTGACTGGTTCCTTGAGGTTTCCTCCAGCAGGGGATACGGTTCCGATAAAAGTGATCGAACCGGTATTTCCGTTGTTAAGATATACGAATCCGGCGCGGGCATAGAAGTTTGAAACGATCGCCGGCAGGTCCATGGGAAAGGCATCCGGACCGGGAAGCTCTTCCATGCGGTTGCTCATTTCACGCAGAGCCTGAGCCCAACGGGAAGTCGAATCCGCAAGCAGCAGAACTTTGAGCCCCATCGAGCGATAGTATTCCGCAATGGTCATAGCAGTATAGACAGAAGCCTCGCGAGCGGCGACAGGCATGTTTGAAGTGTTGCAGATGATGATGGTGCGTTCCATGAGCTTTCTGCCGGTGCGGGGATCGTCAAGCTCAGGAAACTCGACGAAGATTTCCACCACTTCGTTGGCGCGTTCTCCGCAGGCGGCGATGATGATCATATCCGCGTCCGCGTTCTTGGAGATGGAGTGTTGGAGCACTGTTTTGCCGGCACCGAAGGGTCCGGGAATAAAGCCTGTGCCGCCTTCGACCATCGGATTGAGAGTATCGATGGTGCGCACTCCGGTTTCCAGAAGTTTGAAGGGACGCGGCTTTTCTTTGTATGCCTTGATTGGGATTTTCACGGGCCACCTTTGGATCATAGTGATATTGTGGTCATTGCCGTCAGTGCCGGTCACCACGGCGATCGTGTCCACGATCTTATATTCGCCTTCGCTCATGATTGATTTGAGCAGATATTCGCCCTCCATAGTGAAGGGCAGCATGATCTTGTGGGCAATCCAGCTTTCTGGAACCTGACCCAACCAATCGCCGGCGATCACTTTGTCGCCGACCTTTGCCAGAGGGCTGAACTTCCAGGTGCTGTGCTCATCGAGGGGATCGGTGTATTCGCCGCGGGTGAGGTAAACGCCTTCCATTTTATTGAGGTCGTTTTGCAGTCCGTCATAGTTTTTGGAAAGCATGCCGGGACCGAGCTTCACTTCCAGCATACGTTTGCTGAATTCCACTTCATCGCCGGGGCGCAGACCGCGCGTGCTTTCAAACACCTGAGTGTAGGCGATCGAACCGAGTATTTTAATGACTTCCGCCATCAGTTTGACCCCGCCCAGGTTGATGTAGCAGATCTCGTTTTGGGAAACGGGTCCATCCACTTCCACCTGTACCAGGTTGGCGATGATTCCTATTACGATACCTTTGGTCATATTTATACCTTCTGTAGATGCTTATTTCTTTTGTTTAATGTCATATTCAGGGGGGAAGGAAAAGCTGTTTTCGAGTTCGTTCAGTATGTCGAAGAACACATCTTTGCCGGTGTCCGCGTCCATGGAGAGCCAGCGGTGCAGGATGAGCAGTTTTGTGTAATAACCCAGAACGCGGTCGATATTGAAGTATTCAAAGAAGTTCTGGTTGTCGATCCATTTGAAGCGCAAGATGTCGAAACCCCGTTCGCGGAAGAGGAGATTGTTCTGCTCATAGATCCTCAGCACGGTCTCAAAGAGGGCATACTCCTTGCTAAAGCCAAAATCGGCGGCATGGCTCTTGGAGAGTTTGTTCACTACGTCGCCATCGCCGATCAGATAATGTGCGAAAGGGACGTCAAACTTGCGTCCGTTGATGGCGATGATGATGTTTTGCAGCTCAGCATTGAATTCAAACCACTTTCTGATAAATGTGTTTTTGTGTTTGGTGGCGTTGGCATAGAAAGCCGTGAGCAACTGGTGTTCCGCGACCAACAAAGGCGGTAGTTCCTCACCGGTAAAGATTTCAAGTGTGATCTCATGCACAAAATCCGGAAGGTTGTGAAACTCTCCATACAGCAGCAGATTGTGATTGCCGGCTCTTTGTTTCTGGAATTCGAGATATTCCTGCCAAAAACTCACAGGATAACCGGCATTTTCATTGTAGGCTTTATCTGTCTGATAGATGGTACGCAGCATATTGTCCAGTTCCACGGGCAGCCGCAGAAGGTTCAACAGAGCATAATCGCCTTCGGAGAGCTGCTTTTTGGCGTCTTCAAGAAACTGCGCGGGCGTGATGGAACCTTTGCTATCATCAATGCTCAAACCAGGCAAACCGGCGACGAAATAATAATACTGGTGCTGCAACATGGAAATTAACTTTCGAAGAGTATTTTGCCGGTGCGGGGTCTCAGATAGGTCTTGAACAGGTTGGCGAAATCCTCATCTGTGAAACTCAGTTTGTATCCACCGTCCTTGGGTGAGATGCTGAAACCGCTTTTCATTACCGGGGAGAAATCCACCTTCAAACCGCCGGTGAACATCTTTTTAAGCGTTTCTATATAGTAAGAATCAAGCTTGTCCCGCATCGAAGCAGAGATGATGATGCTGGCGGAATCTTGTTTCCAGGCGGTCATAGCTTCCATGATTAGCTTTTTTAGGAATTCTGGATCGGAAAAGTCGCTACGCAATTGATCCTCAAATGTTAGCGCGAGAATGAGATCGGTGATCTTTTGCTTGACGGAACTGAGTGTGTGTCCCGCCGCCATCTTCAAGTCCGAATCAGTGTTTTTCTTCAACTCATCGGCTTGTTTTTTGGCATCGGCGAGGATGGTTTCGGCATCGGTTTGGGCTTTTTTGAGGGTGTTTTCGGCTGTGTTTTTTGCCTCGTCAATAATCTTCTCCGCCTCAGCTTTCGCTTTGGCGACGCCCTCATCATATACGCGCTGTAAAAGGTCTTGCAACTGGTCGTTCATAGGTTTGTCTCCAGCAAATAATCACTTTTTTCCAACGAAAAAAACCAGAGCATTTATGTCAATAGCATTTCTTTGAACTTGCTATAAAACTGTTGAAAAACAGTAAGCTATTTGTGTTCGTGCCTCCACACTCCATCCCATGTTTCCCAATTTACTATTTCCAACCTTTCGATCATAAGCTGCGTGGCGGGATCTTCAGGGTTCAGGACAATAGCTTGGTGATATTCATCCAATGCGGCTGCAAAATCTCTATGTAGCAAGTGCCCCAACCCGTTTTCATAATGACGTACAAAGTCCTTAAGATGTATCTGTGATTCATCTCCGGGGTAGCCGAGTAGCTCATAGATGTTTGTGGAAATCTGCTTGCCTTTGACGTTTACAAAGTCGAGATGACGGCAGAAAAAGCGGTCTTTGATAATCTCATGCACGCTTTCGTCGATGATGACGGCAGTGCCGTAGTATTTGTTCAAGCCTTCCAGTCGTGAACTGAGGTTCATCGTATTTCCGATGCCGGTATAGTTGAAGATACTGTCCGAACCTATGTTGCCAACTATCACTTCACCAGAACTGATGCCAATGCCGATCTTGAAATCGTGCAGAACTGGGTGTGCGGCATAGCTTTGGCGAATCTCCAATGCTGCATCCCTGATCTCGAGTGCGGATTTGCACGCCAGAAAAACATGGTCGGGATATGGATAAGGAACATTATAGAGCGCCAGAACAGCATCGCCAATGTATTTATCCAACAAGCCACGGTTATCAGTGATAATTCTGGTGACGCGATTGAAATATTTGTGCAAAAATGATGTGATGTCGTCCGGTAGGCACATCTCGCAATAGGTACTGAACTTACGGATGTCTATGTAGAGAGCGGCGATCTGCTTTTTCTCGCCACCGATCCTGAGCGCTTTCTTATCCTTCATGATCTCTTTGATCACATCGGCTGAGACATAGTGCCCGAAGGCATCATGTACCTTTTTCTTTTCTTTCAACTGGCGGCTGAAAAAGTCATACATTAGGGCAAAGCTGCTCAAAAACCAAGGTATGAGGACATGTGAATAGTCCATGGTAAAAGATGAATTCATATAGATCATGGCAAACAGCACCAATGCCGCTACGGATACGACAAGGAAGTAAATGGATGCCAGCACAGGTTTGCCGTAGTAGATCATCATCACCAGCACCGCTATCAATAGGATAAGAAGGATATACTGAAGGAAAGGGTTTACCCAATGGACGAAATCCTCCTCCAATATGTTGCGGATCAGGTTTGCATGCAGTTCTACGCCGGGCAAATTCGCAATGAAGGGAGTGGGCTTGATATCTCCTAAGCCAGTTGCGGAAGAACCAATTAAAACGATACGGTTCTCAAAATACCCCGGTTCAACCCTCCCCAAGATCAAATCTGAAAAGGAGATATAACGAAATGCAGGTTCAGCACCATAATATTTGAGAAACAGTTTTCCCCTGGGATCAAGAGGCAACCTGCGAACCGGGTTCCCACCTGAAAATAGCACGCAATCCCTTGCCACCAAGATGCTGTCCACGCCCAACAGATCGAGGCAGATTTGAGTGCTGAAATTGACGTAAAAATCATCCTTGTACTTAAGGAAAAGTGGAAAATCATGGATGGTGTCGCTTTCATCCGAGCGCACCTGAGTGAATCCAGTGCCATAGGCTGCGCTCGAATAGACAGATCGGGGAGGGTGCGGGTTCTTCAATTCCAGATAGTATTTTGGGGAGACTTTCCAAGTGGTCAGGTTAGCCGGTAGGGGAGAGCTGTCCTTGCGGTTGGGGTTGTCAAACATGCCGAGGAACACGTTTCCGGCTGCATAGATAGATTGGGCAAATTCCTCTTCTCCGCTAAGCGTAGCAAAGTATTCATCCGCCTTGGCGCGCAATGCGGGATCTTGTGTGTGCCTCAATATCCGCTCTTTGCTGTGGTCTGAGAAAGTGTCGGAATCAGTAAAAAAGATGTCCAAACCGATCACCTTGGGGCTGTCCAGATTGATCATATTCACGGCATCGGCAAAATAATGAGTCGGCCATTTGCTGAATTGCCCAAGGCGGTCGATGCTTTTATCATCCACGTCGATGATAACGATGTTGTCATAGACCGGTTGACTCAGCTTGTATTTGAGAGTATAATCGATGGTGAGTATGGTGTCAAATATGCGCAGATTGAGCACCCGCAGCAAGTTATCGCTGAACGGCAAAACGTGTAGCAGCCAAGATGCGGCTGCGCAAACCAGAACTATGAGCAGCGAACGCATGACAATGCGCATCAGAATTGGGCTGGCAGGGATAGTAGTATATCGCTATTGGGGAAATCCATCCTCAGAGCTTCGATCTGCTTTTGGCGATTGGGGACGTCCTTTTGGTCTTCGTAGATGAGGATCAAATAGGTTCTGGCGACCTCCGCTTTTTTCTTTAAGGGACCTTGTGCAACGACAAG includes:
- a CDS encoding V-type ATP synthase subunit K gives rise to the protein MPYVLLQSVNMNIAGGNTAFLLAWIGIFLMVALAGIGSAVGTVMGGSASIGAMKKRDDIFANCMILSALPGTQGLYGFGAFFILKEHITSSINILQASAIFGAGLIMGIVGLISAYQQARVVANGVESLGAGNDVFTKTLILAVYPELYAIIAFATCFLISGAIPALV
- a CDS encoding V-type ATPase 116kDa subunit family protein; protein product: MIEQMRKYSFVLYHLDYESFLTKLQRLGVLHIIKNTDAKSDNLTKNLRLVADYSETVKLLKKLNSEAEKIAVPLPTKALLNKIHNAREEREKILRHEELIKKQIKDLNPWGHFDYALLERITENGIRIDFHSCLKNHFKTEWQQQYPVQIINEKSGILYFIVLYTDESPKLEADTFSFHHHTLQEFETDLTNTEQKIKDIDQFLSDISPAAIDLFETEIRHLIEEYDFEDAAHQAIPEAENHVRVLNGWIPVTMEKELIDFLKREGVIHFAEKGKTGDNPPIKLRNNYFSRLFEPISKMYMLPYYNEFDLTPFFAPFFMLFFGFCNADMAYGVILILLGLFLRHRAKNQMMRDYMMLIVIFGAASILMGAIVGSVLGYDLKKMALIGDRIIIRNNDQIFNFALLLGVVQILFGVMINSIKLMRQSGFRHGISGIGIFIFLGSLSVMGAKLLGADTSSLDAYTKYPMYAGLFLILFFNAPGKNPIINVLGGIWLLYNVVTGFFGDILSYIRLFALGVSSAILGFVVNSIGAQMLGIPIAGPVIFLIFMLFGHGLNLALGALSGFVHPMRLTFVEFFKNAGFNGPGLQYKPFGKKLSN
- a CDS encoding V-type ATP synthase subunit D codes for the protein MNLKFQYNKISQLQLIKQLNVRVKALPTLKNKESALRLEVKRARDKTHELDINIRERSAELDQFMKLWVEFDPSLVSIRSVEIKSRKIAGVLTPVLGAIDFEIRDYNLFKAPSWFLEGINLLKGISEMQIEREFFLRKMHILEYVRKKTTQKVNLYEKVQIPAFEDGIRKIKRFLEDEENLSKAAQKILKNRMSREATP
- a CDS encoding V-type ATP synthase subunit B; translated protein: MATQAFQKIYTKLNQITKATCSVNAQRVGNEELATVSGRLAQVVKIIGDNVTLQIFAGTEGIGTDAEVVFFGRPPVLKVGEQLAGRFFNAYGEPIDGGPAVEGVEVEIGGPSVNPVRRKQPSELIATGIAGIDLNNTLVTGQKIPFFADPDQPYNQVMAMVALRAQADKIILGGMGLSNDDYLYYKNAFENAGVMDRIISFVNTTEDPTVERLLVPNMALAAAEYFALEKHEKVLVLLTDMTLYCDALSIVSNRMDQIPSKDSMPGSLYSDLAKLYEKAVQFPDGGSITIIAVTTLSGGDITHAIPDNTGYITEGQLYLRRDTDVSKVIVDPFRSLSRLKQLVIGKKTREDHPQVMNTAVRLYADAANAKTKLENGFDLSDYDERVLKFSFDYSKEILAIDVNIDIDKMLDTTWGLFQTYFTRAEIGIKDEIMNLHWEKA
- a CDS encoding V-type ATP synthase subunit A; the protein is MTKGIVIGIIANLVQVEVDGPVSQNEICYINLGGVKLMAEVIKILGSIAYTQVFESTRGLRPGDEVEFSKRMLEVKLGPGMLSKNYDGLQNDLNKMEGVYLTRGEYTDPLDEHSTWKFSPLAKVGDKVIAGDWLGQVPESWIAHKIMLPFTMEGEYLLKSIMSEGEYKIVDTIAVVTGTDGNDHNITMIQRWPVKIPIKAYKEKPRPFKLLETGVRTIDTLNPMVEGGTGFIPGPFGAGKTVLQHSISKNADADMIIIAACGERANEVVEIFVEFPELDDPRTGRKLMERTIIICNTSNMPVAAREASVYTAMTIAEYYRSMGLKVLLLADSTSRWAQALREMSNRMEELPGPDAFPMDLPAIVSNFYARAGFVYLNNGNTGSITFIGTVSPAGGNLKEPVTESTKKAARCFYALSQARADSKRYPAVDPIDSYSKYLEYDEVQEYLNKHVAAGWVDMVNHSKDILLRGKEAYDQINILGDDGVPLAYHDRFWKSELFDRVILQQDGFDKVDQSTPMNRQEYMMKLILGVCDTDFYYESYEDVMPYFIKMINICKQMNFVKFKTADFDRYEQVLHQTVEERRAK
- a CDS encoding DUF2764 family protein, with the translated sequence MLQHQYYYFVAGLPGLSIDDSKGSITPAQFLEDAKKQLSEGDYALLNLLRLPVELDNMLRTIYQTDKAYNENAGYPVSFWQEYLEFQKQRAGNHNLLLYGEFHNLPDFVHEITLEIFTGEELPPLLVAEHQLLTAFYANATKHKNTFIRKWFEFNAELQNIIIAINGRKFDVPFAHYLIGDGDVVNKLSKSHAADFGFSKEYALFETVLRIYEQNNLLFRERGFDILRFKWIDNQNFFEYFNIDRVLGYYTKLLILHRWLSMDADTGKDVFFDILNELENSFSFPPEYDIKQKK
- a CDS encoding V-type ATP synthase subunit E family protein codes for the protein MNDQLQDLLQRVYDEGVAKAKAEAEKIIDEAKNTAENTLKKAQTDAETILADAKKQADELKKNTDSDLKMAAGHTLSSVKQKITDLILALTFEDQLRSDFSDPEFLKKLIMEAMTAWKQDSASIIISASMRDKLDSYYIETLKKMFTGGLKVDFSPVMKSGFSISPKDGGYKLSFTDEDFANLFKTYLRPRTGKILFES
- a CDS encoding adenylate/guanylate cyclase domain-containing protein; protein product: MRIVMRSLLIVLVCAAASWLLHVLPFSDNLLRVLNLRIFDTILTIDYTLKYKLSQPVYDNIVIIDVDDKSIDRLGQFSKWPTHYFADAVNMINLDSPKVIGLDIFFTDSDTFSDHSKERILRHTQDPALRAKADEYFATLSGEEEFAQSIYAAGNVFLGMFDNPNRKDSSPLPANLTTWKVSPKYYLELKNPHPPRSVYSSAAYGTGFTQVRSDESDTIHDFPLFLKYKDDFYVNFSTQICLDLLGVDSILVARDCVLFSGGNPVRRLPLDPRGKLFLKYYGAEPAFRYISFSDLILGRVEPGYFENRIVLIGSSATGLGDIKPTPFIANLPGVELHANLIRNILEEDFVHWVNPFLQYILLILLIAVLVMMIYYGKPVLASIYFLVVSVAALVLFAMIYMNSSFTMDYSHVLIPWFLSSFALMYDFFSRQLKEKKKVHDAFGHYVSADVIKEIMKDKKALRIGGEKKQIAALYIDIRKFSTYCEMCLPDDITSFLHKYFNRVTRIITDNRGLLDKYIGDAVLALYNVPYPYPDHVFLACKSALEIRDAALEIRQSYAAHPVLHDFKIGIGISSGEVIVGNIGSDSIFNYTGIGNTMNLSSRLEGLNKYYGTAVIIDESVHEIIKDRFFCRHLDFVNVKGKQISTNIYELLGYPGDESQIHLKDFVRHYENGLGHLLHRDFAAALDEYHQAIVLNPEDPATQLMIERLEIVNWETWDGVWRHEHK